The sequence GCTGAATAAAATATGAAGTCTTGATTTCAGATTGTTTGGCACGTAGTATTTCTACATCGAGACATCGGTTTCAGATTCTCTACAGAATGTAGGTAAACATAATTCATAAATTAATTCAGCAATGCCAAAAAAAACAAATTTATTCTGCAAATAATAGTTTCACTTCACGTCCGATTTCTACTTGATTAGGAATAGTTGCTTGAAAATCTCTCTGGCTATCAATTGTCTTTATTGTTTTAACACGCCATTGAGGCGGTATTGACATGCTAACTTTCTGTTCCAAATTCCATAATATGTAGACTTTGCGACCAGAAGATAGTAATAGTTCAACTGTAGCGGTTCCATCTTGTTTAGTTTCGGCTCTAACAACTTTAGCTCCATTGAGGAGGTTTGCAGCCATCCTAAAACCTTTACCATTGTTCGTTAATTTACCGTATTTCCAGTCATATAGTTCAAATGGTGTCGGGTTGTTATCAAGGTTATAGTAGAAAATGCGTTCTACGCCACTTATCCAGGTTGATACCAAATGACGAAAAATACGATTACCATTTTCATCGTTAGCTTCACTAACTCCTGATTCTGTATTCCAAATAGGTAAATGCTGAAGATTGTAAGCATCTCTGAGAGAGCGTAATTGAGCAGCTACAGCACTACATCCATCAGTATCAACAGCTATACCTTGTGCTTGTTCGTTTCCAGGATAGCAATGAAAAGCAATTACATCTATATATTTGCCTCCACCATGATAGAAAAAACTATCGTAAAATTTTGCTGCATGAAGCATAGTTGCAGACGGAGCAACGATAGTGATATTAGGATCGATAGATTTCAATATCTTATGAGCCGATTTAGTTAAAGCTACTACTTTTTCACCGTTTTGATAATCTTTATATCCAGGTCCAAATCGGATTTTACCATTTTTTTTAACCCTAAACGGCATATCAATTTCATTCCATAATTGATAATACCTAACTCTACCTTTGTAATGATTACCTATAGTTTTTATCCAATTTTCCCAATTATTAAAATTATTGATTGTTAACCATCTGTTTGTTTTTTGCCAATTTTTTTCCCATGTCCATTTAGGTGGTGTACCTATAACCATCATGGGTTCTGCACCTTTACTATTTAAAAAATTAATTAACTTATCCCCAGCCATTCCTCCCCTAGGAACTGTATTAGTCCAAATATATTGTCCGGGTTTTTTCTCTACAGCATTCCAACCGGAATATATACGAATTGAGTCTACAGGAAATCCTTTTTTTTCTGGCCATACACTCGCAGGTAATGAGGCTGAATTATAATTAAAAAATCTTTTGTCAATTGATTTCTTTTTAAATACAAAATCAACATGACCTGAACTTTGTAATCTTACATCATCAATACACATTACACCAGCTTGACCGGGTTTTGTTTCATATTCAATCCTTAATGAGTAACTATCAGGTATATGAGTAGCCGCCGTAAAAGTAACCTTAGTCCATTTATCCGTGAGTTGATAGGATTTAATACCAACATAGCTGTAATAGGGATTTACTTGTTGTAAATACACTCTAGACTTTAAACCGGGTGTTCCTTTAAGCCATAAACTTCCCTGATAGAAACGCCCTCTATTTGTAAACTTTAAAGTTTGAGAGATGCCAGATTTTTTAGCTTTCTCTTTTCCAGTTCTCTTTAAACAGATAGCTCTCTTGCCCGCAAAAGAGTCTTTATAATCAATATTATTGCTACTTGAGTTAATTGCGCCCCAGTAAACAGCATTAGGGCGGTCATGTCTCACGCCATTGCGTTCAAAATCTCCATTCAGTACTATATTTTTTAAAAAAGGTATTTCAAGTTTTTGAGTACTATCTTTGTCGTTAACAGTATATTTTACTATGGCATTCTCTTGTTTATCTGAAGATGTAAGATAAGCTATAAATACACCTTCTTTATCATCAAATTGGGTCTTCGATATTTTACCCGCCGAGGTTGTTATTTGAATTTTTAGATCCTTATTTTTAGCTAGATGTATTCCATTGTTATTTTTGAGTTTAATCGTTATTAATGCCTTTGAAATTCCGTCTGCCGGTAAATAGGGCCCGCGTTTACCGTGAAGATCATCTTTACAGCATACACTAATTGGTACAGCATCGATTTCAAAATCTGATTTCTGAAAGTCTGGCTTAGCTATAGCTGTAGAGCAAGCACTTATTAAATTTAACAATATAAGAAATACAAAAAGTTTAATACTCATTGATTTAAAAGATAAATTTGGGTTACAGATGAAATGAAATCATCATAATTTATGCAATCACAATGTTAGGGTAGGGTATATAGCAAAGAAGATAACTCTAATTTCTATTTATAATAGCGTTTGAATAACGTCTTAGAAGTTTTTAGCTCCCTAAACAAGTATAGTTTCAAGCTGTTAGCGAAAATAGCTACTTTGTAGTCGGATATAGAATCTATAAAATGTTTCAAATTTGGTGACTTTATATTCTATACAAAGCAGATATAATCAATTACTGATTAAGCCAGATTCAATATTAAACGTCACCCTATGAGAAACTTTGGACGTATTTAATAAGCTTTTCAGTATAACGCACTACCATTGAGATGAGAAAATACTATAAGTCCCAATTTTATATAATATTATGGCGACTTACAATTATCTTAAGTATTAGTTGTATATACATATATCTTACTCAAAAGGCGCTATTTAATTAAGCTTAGTGAAAAAACGACTATACTTAATAAATATAAAGAGAATGATATCCTAAAGTGGAAATGACATAGATTAATTTTTATTTTCTTCTATCAGCGAATTTGATTGTTAAGAGTCTGGGGCATTTTACCGCATTTAAGCATGATTAATTTCAAATAAATCACCTAGACTTTTACTTATTACAATGCCAATCAACAGCAAAAATAAAGACTCCTTGTTCTTCCAAGGTTTTAAACAAGAAATTTGTATAATATTGCATTCTTACTATAAAAAGGCATTT comes from Rivularia sp. PCC 7116 and encodes:
- a CDS encoding invasin domain 3-containing protein, whose protein sequence is MSIKLFVFLILLNLISACSTAIAKPDFQKSDFEIDAVPISVCCKDDLHGKRGPYLPADGISKALITIKLKNNNGIHLAKNKDLKIQITTSAGKISKTQFDDKEGVFIAYLTSSDKQENAIVKYTVNDKDSTQKLEIPFLKNIVLNGDFERNGVRHDRPNAVYWGAINSSSNNIDYKDSFAGKRAICLKRTGKEKAKKSGISQTLKFTNRGRFYQGSLWLKGTPGLKSRVYLQQVNPYYSYVGIKSYQLTDKWTKVTFTAATHIPDSYSLRIEYETKPGQAGVMCIDDVRLQSSGHVDFVFKKKSIDKRFFNYNSASLPASVWPEKKGFPVDSIRIYSGWNAVEKKPGQYIWTNTVPRGGMAGDKLINFLNSKGAEPMMVIGTPPKWTWEKNWQKTNRWLTINNFNNWENWIKTIGNHYKGRVRYYQLWNEIDMPFRVKKNGKIRFGPGYKDYQNGEKVVALTKSAHKILKSIDPNITIVAPSATMLHAAKFYDSFFYHGGGKYIDVIAFHCYPGNEQAQGIAVDTDGCSAVAAQLRSLRDAYNLQHLPIWNTESGVSEANDENGNRIFRHLVSTWISGVERIFYYNLDNNPTPFELYDWKYGKLTNNGKGFRMAANLLNGAKVVRAETKQDGTATVELLLSSGRKVYILWNLEQKVSMSIPPQWRVKTIKTIDSQRDFQATIPNQVEIGREVKLLFAE